A genome region from Gadus macrocephalus chromosome 15, ASM3116895v1 includes the following:
- the pcbd1 gene encoding pterin-4-alpha-carbinolamine dehydratase isoform X2: MAGKIQTLTEEERAHLLPLLRNAQWVEAGTRDAIYKEFIFKDFNQAFGFMSRVALQAEKMDHHPEWFNVYNKVQITLSTHECGGLSQRDITLATFVDQASLM, from the exons ATG GCGGGTAAGATCCAGAcgctgacggaggaggagagagcccacctcctcccgctcctccgcAACGCCCAGTGGGTGGAGGCCGGAACGAGGGACGCCATCTACAAGGAGTTCATCTTTAAAGACTTCAATCAG GCGTTTGGCTTCATGTCCAGAGTGGCGCTACAAGCGGAGAAGATGGACCATCACCCAGAATGGTTCAACGTCTACAACAAG GTTCAGATCACACTCAGCACCCACGAGTGTGGGGGTCTGTCCCAGAGGGACATCACGCTGGCCACCTTCGTCGACCAGGCGTCCCTCATGTGA
- the pcbd1 gene encoding pterin-4-alpha-carbinolamine dehydratase isoform X1: protein MNCAKLSAADSASARGSEAPTILSLFNRPSRKHDGLRCNQSQPVLMKRPPSFPNARPVFPACFQAGKIQTLTEEERAHLLPLLRNAQWVEAGTRDAIYKEFIFKDFNQAFGFMSRVALQAEKMDHHPEWFNVYNKVQITLSTHECGGLSQRDITLATFVDQASLM from the exons ATGAACTGTGCCAAGCTCTCCGCCGCAGATTCAGCTTCAGCCCGCGGATCCGAAGCTCCTACAATTCTCTCACTCTTCAACAGACCAAGCAGAAAACATG ATGGGCTTCGCtgcaaccaatcacagcctgtGCTCATGAAACGGCCCCCTTCTTTCCCCAACGCCCGCCCGGTGTTCCCCGCGTGCTTCCAGGCGGGTAAGATCCAGAcgctgacggaggaggagagagcccacctcctcccgctcctccgcAACGCCCAGTGGGTGGAGGCCGGAACGAGGGACGCCATCTACAAGGAGTTCATCTTTAAAGACTTCAATCAG GCGTTTGGCTTCATGTCCAGAGTGGCGCTACAAGCGGAGAAGATGGACCATCACCCAGAATGGTTCAACGTCTACAACAAG GTTCAGATCACACTCAGCACCCACGAGTGTGGGGGTCTGTCCCAGAGGGACATCACGCTGGCCACCTTCGTCGACCAGGCGTCCCTCATGTGA
- the LOC132472713 gene encoding heparan-alpha-glucosaminide N-acetyltransferase-like isoform X1 — MEPGVVLQAILPVCLLISGIHGGQLHTGGSLKMDQALLTFHNRFPEGVDVFYTSDYCYKCLPQPLASVERNMFNVSSVISTKFTLSLRVDSRNVSLCSWSQTYEEGGQYSVWIQQQTASNTSAICRHSVDENPRNAYLPLLVALLVLAVIALLFVLIPYINRKYNATKRIKNACCPSPQCTVDCEVTPTREAGDADAKPKQTRLRSLDTFRGFSLTVMVFVNYGGGGYWFMEHAPWNGLTVADLVMPWFVFIIGTSVVLAFRSMRRKGVSRVQLLRKLTWRTAVLMLLGFCFLNYSPKDGPLSWSWLRIPGVLQRLGFTYFVLSLMQTAWGQTSAPARAGRCWSRVQDLLPYWPEWLFILLLETLWLCLTFLLPVPGCPA, encoded by the exons ATGGAGCCTGGCGTAGTTCTACAGGCGATTCTTCCTGTGTGTCTCCTAATATCTGGTATTCATGGGGGACAATTGCACACAG GAGGAAGTCTGAAAATGGACCAGGCCTTGCTGACCTTTCATAACAGGTTCCCAGAGGGAGTAGATGTTTTCTACACCTCGGATTACTGCTACAAG TGTCTTCCTCAGCCCCTGGCCAGTGTTGAAAGGAATATGTTCAATGTATCTTCTGTCATCAGTACTAAATTCACATTGAGCCTACGCGTGGACTCCAGGAATGTTTCCCTTTGCAG ctggaGTCAGACATACGAAGAAGGCGGCCAATACTCTGTCTGGATCCAGCAGCAGACTGCGTCCAACACCAGCGCCATCTGCCGTCACTCAGTGGATGAAAATCCCAGGAACGCATACCTAC CTCTTCTGGTGGCTCTTCTGGTGCTGGCCGTCATCGCCCTTCTGTTCGTTCTCATACCCTACATCAACAG GAAGTACAACGCAACAAAGCGGATCAAGAATGCTTGTTGCCCGAGCCCGCAATGCACGGTGGACTGT GAGGTCACCCCCACCCGTGAGGCCGGTGACGCGGACGCTAAGCCGAAGCAGACACGCCTGCGCTCGCTGGACACCTTCCGAGG GTTCTCTCTGACAGTGATGGTGTTTGTGAACTACGGTGGAGGTGGATACTGGTTCATGGAACACGCGCCGTGGAATG gtcTCACTGTGGCTGACCTGGTCATGCCATG GTTTGTGTTCATCATCGGCACGTCGGTGGTGTTGGCCTTTCGGTCCATGCGGCGGAAAGGCGTGAGTCGCGTGCAACTCTTGCGCAAACTCACCTGGAGGACGGCAGTCCTGATGCTGCTGGGCTTCTGCTTCCTCAACTACTCTCCCAAAGACGGGCCAC tGTCCTGGTCGTGGCTGCGGATCCCGGGGGTTCTCCAGCGGCTGGGCTTCACCTACTTTGTGCTCTCTCTGATGCAGACGGCGTGGGGCCAGACCTCGGCCCCAGCCAGAgcg GGCCGCTGCTGGAGCCGGGTGCAGGACCTGCTGCCCTACTGGCCGGAGTGGCTGTTCATCCTGCTGCTGGAGACGCTGTGGCTGTGTCTGACCTTCCTCCTGCCCGTCCCCGGCTGTCCTGCGTGA
- the LOC132472713 gene encoding heparan-alpha-glucosaminide N-acetyltransferase-like isoform X2 — MFNVSSVISTKFTLSLRVDSRNVSLCSWSQTYEEGGQYSVWIQQQTASNTSAICRHSVDENPRNAYLPLLVALLVLAVIALLFVLIPYINRKYNATKRIKNACCPSPQCTVDCEVTPTREAGDADAKPKQTRLRSLDTFRGFSLTVMVFVNYGGGGYWFMEHAPWNGLTVADLVMPWFVFIIGTSVVLAFRSMRRKGVSRVQLLRKLTWRTAVLMLLGFCFLNYSPKDGPLSWSWLRIPGVLQRLGFTYFVLSLMQTAWGQTSAPARAGRCWSRVQDLLPYWPEWLFILLLETLWLCLTFLLPVPGCPA, encoded by the exons ATGTTCAATGTATCTTCTGTCATCAGTACTAAATTCACATTGAGCCTACGCGTGGACTCCAGGAATGTTTCCCTTTGCAG ctggaGTCAGACATACGAAGAAGGCGGCCAATACTCTGTCTGGATCCAGCAGCAGACTGCGTCCAACACCAGCGCCATCTGCCGTCACTCAGTGGATGAAAATCCCAGGAACGCATACCTAC CTCTTCTGGTGGCTCTTCTGGTGCTGGCCGTCATCGCCCTTCTGTTCGTTCTCATACCCTACATCAACAG GAAGTACAACGCAACAAAGCGGATCAAGAATGCTTGTTGCCCGAGCCCGCAATGCACGGTGGACTGT GAGGTCACCCCCACCCGTGAGGCCGGTGACGCGGACGCTAAGCCGAAGCAGACACGCCTGCGCTCGCTGGACACCTTCCGAGG GTTCTCTCTGACAGTGATGGTGTTTGTGAACTACGGTGGAGGTGGATACTGGTTCATGGAACACGCGCCGTGGAATG gtcTCACTGTGGCTGACCTGGTCATGCCATG GTTTGTGTTCATCATCGGCACGTCGGTGGTGTTGGCCTTTCGGTCCATGCGGCGGAAAGGCGTGAGTCGCGTGCAACTCTTGCGCAAACTCACCTGGAGGACGGCAGTCCTGATGCTGCTGGGCTTCTGCTTCCTCAACTACTCTCCCAAAGACGGGCCAC tGTCCTGGTCGTGGCTGCGGATCCCGGGGGTTCTCCAGCGGCTGGGCTTCACCTACTTTGTGCTCTCTCTGATGCAGACGGCGTGGGGCCAGACCTCGGCCCCAGCCAGAgcg GGCCGCTGCTGGAGCCGGGTGCAGGACCTGCTGCCCTACTGGCCGGAGTGGCTGTTCATCCTGCTGCTGGAGACGCTGTGGCTGTGTCTGACCTTCCTCCTGCCCGTCCCCGGCTGTCCTGCGTGA
- the LOC132472880 gene encoding sorbin and SH3 domain-containing protein 1-like isoform X3, with amino-acid sequence MKGSPDLIPAAELDPRRVCKGKGVVTLRATLVHIDEDDRVSKDPRGHAPPGGWTKQINGDIAEAGLAEGGSHVTADLPSVNHTHWLVPSAHRVNENQAPVSAGVQNRITAPRGSAYPSTTTTTTTISPDIVLLQQNREQQKHLSPSEGLPLESHTSPEPGRDFPASTCDPVSSDMDGKRMRLSLHSPVTSPRRQPVAPVRNTDKSKDWYKSMFKQIHRIPETPEENPYRPTYIFPENYDRLVVRSKDDGLSPLGYLEEVKGVPRSKSDAEFDSRGRLMPVPTRSSSLKPTTKRNEWEPPDKKVDTRKYRAEPRASLSTSQGSRLC; translated from the exons ATGAAAGGCTCTCCTGACCTGATTCCGGCTGCAG AGCTGGACCCCAGAAGAGTGTGCAAAGGCAAAGGGGTGGTGACCCTCCGGGCCACGCTGGTCCACATCGACGAGGACGACCGGGTGAGCAAGGACCCCAGAGGCCACGCCCCGCCAG GTGGTTGGACCAAGCAGATTAATGGGGACATCGCTGAAGCGGGATTGGCTGAGGGAGGCAGCCACGTCACAGCTGATTTACCTTCAGTGAACCACACCCATTGGCTG GTCCCCTCGGCACACAGGGTGAACGAGAACCAGGCTCCGGTCTCTGCTGGTGTCCAGAACCGTATCACAGCCCCCCGGGGATCTGCGtatccctccaccaccaccaccaccaccaccatcagcccCGACATTGTCCTGCTGCAGCAGAACAGAG AGCAACAAAAGCATCTTTCTCCCTCAGAAG GTCTGCCCCTGGAGAGCCACACATCCCCGGAGCCAGGGAGGGACTTCCCAGCATCCACCTGTGACCCGGTGTCCTCTGACATGGACGGCAAACGGATGAGGCTGTCTCTGCACTCCCCCGTCACCTCGCCGCGCCGCCAGCCCGTCGCACCCGTACGG AACACAGACAAGTCCAAAGACTGGTACAAGAGCATGTTCAAACAGATTCACAGGATACCAG AGACCCCTGAGGAAAACCCGTACCGCCCCACCTACATTTTCCCAGAAAATTATGACAGGCTGGTGGTGAGATCGAAAG ATGATGGCCTGTCACCTTTGGGTTATTTGGAAGAAG TGAAAGGCGTCCCGCGGTCCAAAAGCGACGCCGAGTTCGACTCCCGGGGCCGGCTGATGCCCGTGCCGACCAGGTCCTCCTCCCTCAAGCCCACGACCAAAAG GAACGAGTGGGAGCCTCCGGACAAGAAGGTCGACACCAGGAAGTACCGCGCGGAGCCAAGAGCATCTTTGAGTACGAGCCAGGGAAGTCGTCTGTGTTGA
- the LOC132472880 gene encoding sorbin and SH3 domain-containing protein 1-like isoform X2, which translates to MLSRLTNITIAKQSCPEGGDLTAISPGRWVVSSIRIAPRSAMKGSPDLIPAAELDPRRVCKGKGVVTLRATLVHIDEDDRVSKDPRGHAPPGGWTKQINGDIAEAGLAEGGSHVTADLPSVNHTHWLVPSAHRVNENQAPVSAGVQNRITAPRGSAYPSTTTTTTTISPDIVLLQQNREQQKHLSPSEGLPLESHTSPEPGRDFPASTCDPVSSDMDGKRMRLSLHSPVTSPRRQPVAPVRNTDKSKDWYKSMFKQIHRIPDDGLSPLGYLEEVKGVPRSKSDAEFDSRGRLMPVPTRSSSLKPTTKRNEWEPPDKKVDTRKYRAEPRASLSTSQGSRLC; encoded by the exons ATGCTTTCCCGCTTAACAAACATCACAATAGCTAAGCAG AGCTGTCCAGAAGGGGGCGACCTAACAGCTA TCTCTCCGGGTCGGTGGGTGGTCTCCTCCATTCGGATCGCTCCCCGCTCCGCCATGAAAGGCTCTCCTGACCTGATTCCGGCTGCAG AGCTGGACCCCAGAAGAGTGTGCAAAGGCAAAGGGGTGGTGACCCTCCGGGCCACGCTGGTCCACATCGACGAGGACGACCGGGTGAGCAAGGACCCCAGAGGCCACGCCCCGCCAG GTGGTTGGACCAAGCAGATTAATGGGGACATCGCTGAAGCGGGATTGGCTGAGGGAGGCAGCCACGTCACAGCTGATTTACCTTCAGTGAACCACACCCATTGGCTG GTCCCCTCGGCACACAGGGTGAACGAGAACCAGGCTCCGGTCTCTGCTGGTGTCCAGAACCGTATCACAGCCCCCCGGGGATCTGCGtatccctccaccaccaccaccaccaccaccatcagcccCGACATTGTCCTGCTGCAGCAGAACAGAG AGCAACAAAAGCATCTTTCTCCCTCAGAAG GTCTGCCCCTGGAGAGCCACACATCCCCGGAGCCAGGGAGGGACTTCCCAGCATCCACCTGTGACCCGGTGTCCTCTGACATGGACGGCAAACGGATGAGGCTGTCTCTGCACTCCCCCGTCACCTCGCCGCGCCGCCAGCCCGTCGCACCCGTACGG AACACAGACAAGTCCAAAGACTGGTACAAGAGCATGTTCAAACAGATTCACAGGATACCAG ATGATGGCCTGTCACCTTTGGGTTATTTGGAAGAAG TGAAAGGCGTCCCGCGGTCCAAAAGCGACGCCGAGTTCGACTCCCGGGGCCGGCTGATGCCCGTGCCGACCAGGTCCTCCTCCCTCAAGCCCACGACCAAAAG GAACGAGTGGGAGCCTCCGGACAAGAAGGTCGACACCAGGAAGTACCGCGCGGAGCCAAGAGCATCTTTGAGTACGAGCCAGGGAAGTCGTCTGTGTTGA
- the LOC132472880 gene encoding sorbin and SH3 domain-containing protein 1-like isoform X1 — MLSRLTNITIAKQSCPEGGDLTAISPGRWVVSSIRIAPRSAMKGSPDLIPAAELDPRRVCKGKGVVTLRATLVHIDEDDRVSKDPRGHAPPGGWTKQINGDIAEAGLAEGGSHVTADLPSVNHTHWLVPSAHRVNENQAPVSAGVQNRITAPRGSAYPSTTTTTTTISPDIVLLQQNREQQKHLSPSEGLPLESHTSPEPGRDFPASTCDPVSSDMDGKRMRLSLHSPVTSPRRQPVAPVRNTDKSKDWYKSMFKQIHRIPETPEENPYRPTYIFPENYDRLVVRSKDDGLSPLGYLEEVKGVPRSKSDAEFDSRGRLMPVPTRSSSLKPTTKRNEWEPPDKKVDTRKYRAEPRASLSTSQGSRLC; from the exons ATGCTTTCCCGCTTAACAAACATCACAATAGCTAAGCAG AGCTGTCCAGAAGGGGGCGACCTAACAGCTA TCTCTCCGGGTCGGTGGGTGGTCTCCTCCATTCGGATCGCTCCCCGCTCCGCCATGAAAGGCTCTCCTGACCTGATTCCGGCTGCAG AGCTGGACCCCAGAAGAGTGTGCAAAGGCAAAGGGGTGGTGACCCTCCGGGCCACGCTGGTCCACATCGACGAGGACGACCGGGTGAGCAAGGACCCCAGAGGCCACGCCCCGCCAG GTGGTTGGACCAAGCAGATTAATGGGGACATCGCTGAAGCGGGATTGGCTGAGGGAGGCAGCCACGTCACAGCTGATTTACCTTCAGTGAACCACACCCATTGGCTG GTCCCCTCGGCACACAGGGTGAACGAGAACCAGGCTCCGGTCTCTGCTGGTGTCCAGAACCGTATCACAGCCCCCCGGGGATCTGCGtatccctccaccaccaccaccaccaccaccatcagcccCGACATTGTCCTGCTGCAGCAGAACAGAG AGCAACAAAAGCATCTTTCTCCCTCAGAAG GTCTGCCCCTGGAGAGCCACACATCCCCGGAGCCAGGGAGGGACTTCCCAGCATCCACCTGTGACCCGGTGTCCTCTGACATGGACGGCAAACGGATGAGGCTGTCTCTGCACTCCCCCGTCACCTCGCCGCGCCGCCAGCCCGTCGCACCCGTACGG AACACAGACAAGTCCAAAGACTGGTACAAGAGCATGTTCAAACAGATTCACAGGATACCAG AGACCCCTGAGGAAAACCCGTACCGCCCCACCTACATTTTCCCAGAAAATTATGACAGGCTGGTGGTGAGATCGAAAG ATGATGGCCTGTCACCTTTGGGTTATTTGGAAGAAG TGAAAGGCGTCCCGCGGTCCAAAAGCGACGCCGAGTTCGACTCCCGGGGCCGGCTGATGCCCGTGCCGACCAGGTCCTCCTCCCTCAAGCCCACGACCAAAAG GAACGAGTGGGAGCCTCCGGACAAGAAGGTCGACACCAGGAAGTACCGCGCGGAGCCAAGAGCATCTTTGAGTACGAGCCAGGGAAGTCGTCTGTGTTGA